In a single window of the Nocardiopsis composta genome:
- a CDS encoding DNA recombination protein RmuC, whose translation MNGLEMIAVLLIGLAIGAVLGWMLARGRTAEARAHAQAAEERAAYIEEQLADRFRALSAQALDATGQRFMELAEGRMRAVGAEAGQEMELRRREVERLVEPLRETLAKVEGQLREADAGRRAAHAELAKQVEYVREGSERLRDETRSLVTALRRPEARGRWGELQLRRVAELSGMSARCDFDEQASVRTEDGAQRPDMVVRLAGGKNIVVDSKVSLAAYLEAVESDDEALRADRLRAHARHLRTHVDQLAAKGYWKAFDPAPEFVVLFIPGEAFLAPALEHDPGLLEYAMGRRVHIATPTTLVSLLRTAQYAWQQQALGENAREVFELGKRLHARLSTLGGHVDGLGRALSKAVAAYNQTVGSLESRVLVTARRFEELGLVDGDLDRPSGVEEQARPLASAELTADLGGAAAGAGNGAEGDAGTAAGAGSGAGAGTRIAAGAGGAAAEARAGARPGDGPDSEDFPARTAYRGSAGESAEESDREADEDGGAERSSEGGNSGMAGIGREESETGDDAVRVGLYGDVFGADASTDTSSEKEQEYSPRVTH comes from the coding sequence ATGAACGGCCTTGAGATGATCGCGGTGCTGCTGATCGGGCTCGCCATCGGCGCGGTCCTGGGGTGGATGCTGGCGCGCGGGCGGACCGCGGAGGCGCGGGCGCACGCCCAGGCCGCCGAGGAGCGCGCCGCCTACATCGAGGAGCAGCTCGCCGACCGGTTCCGGGCGCTGTCCGCCCAGGCCCTGGACGCCACCGGGCAGCGCTTCATGGAGCTGGCCGAGGGGCGGATGCGCGCGGTGGGCGCCGAGGCCGGGCAGGAGATGGAGCTGCGCCGCCGCGAGGTGGAGCGCCTGGTCGAGCCGCTGCGGGAGACCCTGGCCAAGGTCGAGGGGCAGCTGCGCGAGGCCGACGCCGGGCGCCGCGCCGCCCACGCCGAGCTGGCCAAGCAGGTGGAGTACGTGCGGGAGGGCTCCGAGCGGCTCCGCGACGAGACCCGGTCGCTGGTCACCGCGCTGCGCCGGCCCGAGGCCCGGGGCCGCTGGGGCGAGCTGCAGCTGCGCCGGGTCGCCGAGCTGTCCGGGATGAGCGCCCGCTGCGACTTCGACGAGCAGGCCTCGGTGCGCACCGAGGACGGGGCGCAGCGGCCGGACATGGTGGTGCGGCTGGCCGGCGGCAAGAACATCGTGGTCGACTCGAAGGTGTCGCTGGCCGCCTACCTGGAGGCGGTGGAGTCCGACGACGAGGCGCTCCGCGCCGACCGGCTCCGGGCGCACGCCCGCCACCTGCGCACCCACGTCGACCAGCTGGCGGCGAAGGGCTACTGGAAGGCGTTCGACCCGGCACCGGAGTTCGTGGTGCTGTTCATCCCGGGCGAGGCGTTCCTGGCCCCGGCGCTGGAGCACGACCCCGGCCTGCTGGAGTACGCGATGGGCCGCCGGGTGCACATCGCCACGCCGACCACGCTGGTGTCGCTGCTGCGCACGGCGCAGTACGCCTGGCAGCAGCAGGCGCTCGGGGAGAACGCGCGCGAGGTGTTCGAGCTCGGCAAGCGGCTGCACGCGCGGCTGTCCACCCTGGGCGGGCACGTCGACGGGCTGGGCAGGGCGCTGTCCAAGGCGGTGGCCGCCTACAACCAGACGGTGGGCTCGCTGGAGAGCCGGGTGCTGGTGACGGCCCGCCGGTTCGAGGAGCTCGGCCTGGTCGACGGCGACCTGGACCGCCCCTCCGGTGTCGAGGAGCAGGCCCGCCCGCTGGCCTCGGCCGAGCTGACCGCGGACCTCGGCGGAGCGGCCGCCGGCGCGGGGAACGGCGCGGAAGGCGATGCGGGGACGGCGGCCGGAGCGGGCTCCGGGGCCGGCGCCGGCACGAGGATCGCTGCGGGCGCCGGCGGCGCGGCGGCGGAGGCCCGCGCGGGGGCGCGGCCCGGGGACGGGCCCGACTCGGAGGACTTCCCGGCCAGGACGGCGTACCGGGGAAGTGCCGGGGAATCGGCAGAGGAATCGGACCGGGAAGCGGACGAGGACGGCGGCGCTGAGCGGTCGTCTGAGGGAGGGAATTCGGGAATGGCCGGAATCGGGCGGGAGGAATCGGAAACCGGGGACGATGCCGTGCGCGTCGGACTGTACGGCGACGTGTTCGGGGCGGACGCGTCGACCGACACGTCTTCCGAGAAAGAGCAAGAATACTCACCACGAGTGACACACTAA
- a CDS encoding LacI family DNA-binding transcriptional regulator, whose product MNATRSRPPTMGDIAARAAVSTATVSYVLNDTPGNRIPEETRRRVLAAAEDLGYVPHTSARSLRTGRSDLVLFAMPATTLGPLASRFFTGLAEELRALGYTLILHGDPEQRGAKAARAWAGLRPAAVIAEGRRLTPSAVSLLTGAGAVPLALGHAPRKGVPALVLDHFGMGETGGRHLVEQGCTDIAALVPRAPVVKEMGEERLAGLAKAAAGVRVRRTDMDETPEDAARVVAEWAEQGMPDGVYGYNDEFAGLLLGALADAGVDVPGRVRLVGTDDLPLCEMLRPRLTSVGLRPVLSVGEVAAHIAALVSGEADPAESIRAWEPELRRRGSA is encoded by the coding sequence ATGAATGCGACCCGTTCCCGCCCCCCGACGATGGGCGACATCGCCGCGCGCGCCGCGGTCTCCACCGCCACGGTGTCCTACGTCCTCAACGACACCCCCGGCAACCGCATCCCGGAGGAGACCCGGCGGCGCGTCCTGGCGGCCGCCGAAGACCTCGGCTATGTGCCGCACACCAGCGCCCGCTCACTGCGCACCGGCCGCAGCGACCTGGTCCTGTTCGCCATGCCGGCGACCACCCTGGGACCGCTCGCCTCCCGGTTCTTCACCGGCCTCGCCGAGGAGCTGCGCGCCCTCGGCTACACGCTCATCCTGCACGGCGACCCGGAACAGCGCGGCGCGAAGGCGGCGCGCGCCTGGGCCGGCCTGCGCCCGGCCGCGGTGATCGCCGAGGGGCGGCGGCTGACCCCCTCCGCGGTGAGCCTGCTGACCGGGGCGGGCGCGGTGCCGCTCGCCCTGGGGCACGCCCCGCGCAAGGGAGTGCCGGCGCTGGTCCTGGACCACTTCGGGATGGGCGAGACGGGCGGGAGGCACCTGGTCGAGCAGGGCTGCACCGACATCGCCGCGCTGGTGCCGCGCGCCCCGGTCGTCAAGGAGATGGGCGAGGAGCGGCTGGCCGGCCTGGCCAAGGCCGCCGCGGGCGTCCGGGTGCGCCGCACCGACATGGACGAGACGCCGGAGGACGCGGCGCGCGTGGTCGCCGAGTGGGCCGAGCAGGGCATGCCGGACGGGGTGTACGGCTACAACGACGAGTTCGCCGGGCTGCTGCTCGGCGCGCTGGCCGACGCCGGGGTGGACGTCCCCGGCCGGGTGCGCCTGGTCGGCACGGACGACCTGCCGCTCTGCGAGATGCTGCGGCCCCGGCTGACCAGCGTCGGCCTGCGCCCGGTGCTCTCCGTCGGCGAGGTGGCCGCGCACATCGCCGCACTGGTCTCCGGCGAGGCCGACCCGGCCGAGTCCATCCGCGCCTGGGAGCCGGAGCTGCGCCGGCGCGGGTCCGCCTGA
- the ychF gene encoding redox-regulated ATPase YchF, with product MSLSIGIVGLPNVGKSTLFNALTKNDALAANYPFATIEPNVGVVGVPDPRLDKLAEIFGSAKVLPATVDFVDIAGIVRGASVGEGLGNQFLANIRESDAICQVIRAFNDPDVTHVDGDIEPSRDIETINTELILADLQTLEKALPRLEKDAKRNAKDKAAQETLEAARAAQQVLDSGKGLYAGAAEGGVDTERIRELNLLTVKPFIYVFNLDSDELADEALRAKLSELVAPAEAIFLDAKIEAELAELEDDEAAELLESMGQSESGLAQLARVGFATLGLQTYLTAGPKEARAWTIRKGATAPEAAGVIHTDFQRGFIKAEIVSYDDLVEAGSMQAARAAGKVRMEGKDYVMADGDVVEFRFNV from the coding sequence GTGAGTCTGTCTATCGGGATCGTCGGCCTGCCCAACGTCGGCAAGTCCACCCTCTTCAACGCGCTGACCAAGAACGACGCTCTGGCCGCGAACTACCCGTTCGCCACCATCGAGCCCAACGTCGGTGTCGTGGGCGTGCCCGACCCGCGGCTCGACAAGCTGGCCGAGATCTTCGGCTCCGCCAAGGTGCTGCCGGCCACGGTCGACTTCGTCGACATCGCGGGCATCGTCCGCGGCGCCTCCGTCGGTGAGGGGCTGGGCAACCAGTTCCTCGCCAACATCCGGGAGAGCGACGCGATCTGCCAGGTGATCCGGGCGTTCAACGACCCCGACGTCACCCACGTCGACGGCGACATCGAGCCGTCCCGGGACATCGAGACGATCAACACCGAGCTGATCCTGGCCGACCTGCAGACCCTGGAGAAGGCGCTGCCCCGGCTGGAGAAGGACGCCAAGCGCAACGCCAAGGACAAGGCCGCCCAGGAGACCCTGGAGGCGGCCCGGGCCGCGCAGCAGGTCCTCGACTCCGGCAAGGGCCTGTACGCGGGCGCCGCCGAGGGCGGGGTGGACACAGAGCGGATCCGCGAGCTCAACCTGCTCACCGTCAAGCCGTTCATCTACGTGTTCAACCTGGACTCCGACGAGCTGGCCGACGAGGCGCTGCGCGCCAAGCTCTCCGAGCTGGTCGCCCCGGCCGAGGCGATCTTCCTGGACGCCAAGATCGAGGCCGAGCTGGCCGAGCTGGAAGACGACGAGGCGGCCGAGCTGCTGGAGTCGATGGGCCAGTCCGAGTCCGGCCTGGCCCAGCTGGCCCGGGTCGGCTTCGCCACCCTCGGCCTGCAGACCTACCTCACCGCGGGCCCCAAGGAGGCCCGCGCCTGGACGATCAGGAAGGGCGCCACCGCGCCCGAGGCCGCCGGCGTCATCCACACCGACTTCCAGCGCGGCTTCATCAAGGCCGAGATCGTCTCCTACGATGACCTGGTCGAGGCCGGCTCCATGCAGGCCGCCCGCGCCGCGGGCAAGGTCCGCATGGAGGGCAAGGACTACGTGATGGCCGACGGCGACGTGGTGGAGTTCCGCTTCAACGTGTGA
- a CDS encoding TetR/AcrR family transcriptional regulator: MGSESGRRRPGYAPGGRRDAILDAAMDEFADGGYNGTSLAKVAERAGITQQGLLHYFPSKQALLVAMLEQRDAANRSAAARAEGAGEEGGGGHPAEDGGKPDAARIGPAGLEEIVRRNTELPGLVQVYTVLSAEAVTEGHPAHGFFGQRFETLRTEFTRTLREEHGGRLRPGVTPEDAAALLIAVMDGLQVQWLYDQGAVDMPRLLGVLLDALSTPPTD; encoded by the coding sequence ATGGGATCCGAGTCGGGCCGCCGGCGGCCGGGGTACGCCCCCGGTGGGCGTCGGGACGCGATCCTGGACGCCGCCATGGACGAGTTCGCCGACGGCGGGTACAACGGGACGTCGCTGGCGAAGGTCGCCGAGCGGGCCGGGATCACCCAGCAGGGGCTGCTGCACTACTTCCCCAGCAAGCAGGCGCTGCTGGTGGCGATGCTGGAGCAGCGCGACGCGGCCAACCGGTCCGCGGCCGCCCGCGCGGAGGGGGCCGGCGAAGAGGGCGGCGGGGGGCACCCCGCCGAGGACGGCGGGAAGCCCGACGCCGCCCGGATCGGGCCCGCCGGCCTGGAGGAGATCGTCCGGCGCAACACCGAGCTGCCCGGGCTGGTGCAGGTCTACACGGTGCTCAGCGCCGAGGCGGTCACCGAGGGGCATCCGGCGCACGGATTCTTCGGGCAGCGGTTCGAGACGCTGCGCACCGAGTTCACCCGGACCCTGCGCGAGGAGCACGGCGGCCGGCTGCGCCCCGGCGTCACCCCCGAGGACGCGGCGGCGCTGCTCATAGCGGTGATGGACGGGCTGCAGGTGCAGTGGCTCTACGACCAGGGCGCGGTGGACATGCCGCGGCTGCTGGGGGTGCTGCTCGACGCGCTGAGCACCCCGCCGACCGACTGA
- a CDS encoding FkbM family methyltransferase encodes MVTGQVRAFVRRHPAVRHATRQLRIRLPRRLGGLDPARVPPRVRRFSLMLPRRADGPAGGPDELRISVPGDLSIPARLHRYGLAGYRPDALACFLAALETVRPGAVLDVGANVGVYAALAAARSGRDVYAFEPCPQAARAARAIAADNGLRMEVVDLALSNHTGSARLHLSATSDATNSLTPGFRPEVGRIPVRVGQLSHWREEAGAAPAIIKIDTGSTEPDVVAGGLEVLRRFRPWVLCEVLPGRGIGDRLTALLDPLDYHWYRLDGPPPHAPRPSITDGPGRRGRMWLFAPSPAPDRLWTRARQWREALDRCR; translated from the coding sequence ATGGTCACTGGGCAGGTACGTGCATTCGTCCGGCGCCATCCGGCGGTCCGCCACGCAACCCGGCAGCTGCGCATCCGGCTGCCGCGCCGGCTCGGCGGGCTGGACCCGGCCCGCGTCCCCCCGCGGGTCCGCAGGTTCTCCCTGATGCTGCCCCGGCGCGCGGACGGCCCGGCCGGCGGCCCGGACGAGCTGCGCATCAGCGTCCCCGGCGACCTGTCCATCCCGGCCCGGCTGCACCGGTACGGCCTGGCCGGGTACCGGCCCGACGCGCTGGCCTGCTTCCTCGCCGCGCTGGAGACGGTCCGCCCGGGCGCGGTGCTGGACGTCGGCGCCAACGTCGGGGTCTACGCCGCGCTGGCCGCGGCGCGCAGCGGCCGCGACGTGTACGCCTTCGAGCCCTGCCCGCAGGCGGCGCGGGCGGCTCGGGCCATCGCCGCCGACAACGGGCTGCGGATGGAGGTGGTCGACCTGGCGCTGAGCAACCACACCGGTTCGGCCCGGCTGCACCTCTCGGCGACCAGCGACGCCACCAACTCGCTGACCCCCGGGTTCCGCCCGGAGGTCGGCCGGATCCCGGTTCGGGTCGGCCAGCTGTCGCACTGGCGCGAGGAGGCCGGGGCGGCCCCCGCGATCATCAAGATCGACACCGGGTCGACCGAGCCGGACGTGGTCGCCGGCGGCCTGGAGGTGCTGCGCCGGTTCCGCCCCTGGGTGCTCTGCGAGGTGCTGCCGGGCCGCGGCATCGGCGACCGGCTGACCGCGCTGCTCGACCCGCTCGACTACCACTGGTACCGGCTGGACGGCCCGCCGCCGCACGCCCCGCGCCCGTCCATCACCGACGGCCCGGGCCGGCGCGGCCGGATGTGGCTGTTCGCCCCCTCCCCCGCCCCCGACCGGCTGTGGACCCGCGCCCGCCAGTGGCGCGAGGCGCTGGACCGGTGCCGCTGA
- a CDS encoding nuclear transport factor 2 family protein — protein sequence MTETTLTTRDAVHELLARIGEGDPERIAGMYSEDCDWRLDWPEEEHGSPATPWIRHRRTRADAAEHYREIGRHHRPEDVATEVERILVDGEHAVVLGEIRQTAKPTGRAYRARFALHLTIEGGLVTRHHVYEDSLAVARAFSR from the coding sequence ATGACCGAGACCACCCTGACCACCCGCGACGCGGTGCACGAACTGCTGGCCCGGATCGGCGAGGGCGACCCCGAGCGGATCGCCGGGATGTACTCCGAGGACTGCGACTGGAGGCTGGACTGGCCGGAGGAGGAGCACGGCAGCCCCGCCACCCCGTGGATCCGGCACCGGCGCACCCGGGCCGACGCCGCGGAGCACTACCGGGAGATCGGCCGGCACCACCGGCCGGAGGACGTGGCGACCGAGGTCGAGCGGATCCTGGTGGACGGCGAGCACGCCGTGGTGCTCGGCGAGATCCGGCAGACCGCGAAGCCGACCGGCCGCGCCTACCGCGCCCGGTTCGCGCTGCACCTCACCATCGAGGGCGGGCTCGTCACCCGGCACCACGTCTACGAGGACAGCCTCGCCGTCGCCCGCGCCTTCTCCCGGTGA
- a CDS encoding MFS transporter, translating into MTAPAAPAPLERTGGRRGLPRFLGLFVVGNLALYAMYLGVVSILLPVQVEAFDPANKEINLAVVTGTSAVFATLFNPIGGVLSDRTRSRWGRRNPWMIGGALAALAFLGLMGFASALWILVVGWCAAQAMGNVYQAAITATVPDRVPAERRGSASAVMGIAQSVGMVAGSIVAARFVGDLELGYLLFGAALVVAAVLFASLTHDPRGDELPAAEPAGGGLAAQLKGFGSALKSRDFTWAFTSRAFMMMGFFLIMGYQAYILADYIELPDGLAPTDAIPMLVIANTVLTVICTSIIGPISDRIAKRRPFVLIAGVIAAAATVVPVLVPTLTGMFVWAAIGGAAFGVFMAADHAIVTLVLPKQEDAARDLGVLNIANAGPQIIAPFVAGTIVVSLGGYMYLFVIGAVFSLIGALAITRVKGVA; encoded by the coding sequence GTGACGGCCCCGGCCGCCCCCGCTCCGCTGGAGCGGACGGGCGGGAGGCGAGGGCTCCCCCGGTTCCTCGGCCTCTTCGTCGTCGGCAACCTCGCGCTCTACGCGATGTACCTCGGCGTGGTGAGCATCCTGCTCCCCGTCCAGGTCGAGGCGTTCGACCCGGCCAACAAGGAGATCAACCTCGCCGTCGTCACCGGGACCAGCGCGGTCTTCGCGACGCTGTTCAACCCGATCGGCGGCGTGCTCTCCGACCGCACCCGGTCCCGCTGGGGGCGGCGCAACCCCTGGATGATCGGCGGCGCCCTGGCCGCCCTGGCCTTCCTCGGCCTGATGGGCTTCGCCTCCGCGCTGTGGATCCTGGTGGTGGGCTGGTGCGCCGCGCAGGCGATGGGCAACGTCTACCAGGCCGCCATCACCGCGACCGTGCCCGACCGGGTGCCCGCCGAGCGGCGCGGCAGCGCCTCCGCGGTGATGGGCATCGCCCAGTCCGTCGGCATGGTGGCCGGCAGCATCGTCGCCGCCCGCTTCGTCGGCGACCTCGAACTCGGCTACCTGCTCTTCGGCGCGGCGCTGGTGGTCGCGGCGGTGCTGTTCGCCTCGCTCACCCACGACCCGCGCGGCGACGAGCTCCCGGCCGCCGAGCCGGCCGGCGGCGGACTCGCCGCCCAGCTCAAGGGCTTCGGATCCGCGCTGAAGAGCCGCGACTTCACCTGGGCCTTCACCAGCCGGGCCTTCATGATGATGGGCTTCTTCCTCATCATGGGCTACCAGGCCTACATCCTGGCCGACTACATCGAGCTGCCGGACGGCCTGGCCCCCACCGACGCCATCCCGATGCTGGTCATCGCCAACACCGTGCTGACCGTCATCTGCACCTCGATCATCGGCCCGATCTCCGACCGGATCGCCAAGCGCCGACCGTTCGTGCTGATCGCCGGGGTCATCGCCGCCGCGGCCACGGTCGTCCCGGTGCTGGTGCCCACCCTGACCGGCATGTTCGTCTGGGCCGCGATCGGCGGCGCGGCGTTCGGCGTGTTCATGGCGGCCGACCACGCCATCGTCACCCTGGTGCTGCCCAAGCAGGAGGACGCCGCCCGCGACCTGGGCGTGCTCAACATCGCCAACGCCGGACCGCAGATCATCGCCCCGTTCGTCGCCGGCACGATCGTGGTCTCCCTGGGCGGCTACATGTACCTGTTCGTCATCGGCGCCGTCTTCTCCCTCATCGGCGCCCTGGCCATCACCCGGGTGAAGGGCGTCGCCTGA
- a CDS encoding peptidylprolyl isomerase: protein MASNVFFDITIDDAPAGRIVFKLYDDVVPDTAKNFRELATGQHGYGYKGSAFHRIIPAFMLQGGDFTAGDGTGGKSIWGGEFDDENFQIKHTRPGLLSMANAGRNTNGSQFFVTTVATPWLDGKHVVFGEVVEGMDLVKKIESYGSRSGRPSAAVAIADSGTV, encoded by the coding sequence ATGGCAAGCAACGTCTTCTTCGACATCACCATCGACGACGCCCCCGCCGGGCGCATCGTCTTCAAGCTCTACGACGACGTCGTCCCCGACACGGCCAAGAACTTCCGGGAGCTGGCCACCGGTCAGCACGGGTACGGCTACAAGGGCTCGGCGTTCCACCGGATCATCCCGGCCTTCATGCTGCAGGGCGGCGACTTCACCGCGGGGGACGGCACCGGCGGCAAGAGCATCTGGGGAGGGGAGTTCGACGACGAGAACTTCCAGATCAAGCACACCCGGCCCGGCCTGCTGTCGATGGCCAACGCGGGCCGGAACACCAACGGCTCGCAGTTCTTCGTCACCACCGTCGCCACGCCCTGGCTGGACGGCAAGCACGTCGTCTTCGGCGAGGTCGTCGAGGGCATGGACCTGGTGAAGAAGATCGAGTCCTACGGCTCACGGAGCGGCAGGCCCTCCGCCGCCGTCGCCATCGCCGACTCGGGCACCGTCTGA
- a CDS encoding beta-glucosidase family protein, translating into MTAHSTAAQAAEDARERRVDAALAGLDLEAKVRLLSGAGMWSVAPNPVIGLGRLVMSDGPVGVRGEDWTPDDPSIQLPSPTAIAATWDTALVRRAGNLLAQEARRKGVHVLLAPTVNMHRSPLGGRHFECFSEDPYLTGAVGAAYVRGVQEGGVATTVKHFVANDAETDRFNVDNRVGERALREVYLAPFEQIVAEARPWGVMAAYNSVNGTTMTEHAELNGVLRDEFGFDGFIVSDWTAARDTVRDALAGMDSAMPGPTTVYGDKLVAAVRDGRVPAEAVDRMARRILQLAARVGLLEGADPVVKESDLPAGLDGRTVAREVAARSFVLLRNEGRALPIDASAVRRVALIGLAASEARTSGGGSATVFAERTVAPLEGLRAALPGDVELTYAVGADPRDSLPPLRGPLTAVFRGPGGAELATDTLADGTARWMGELPSGVEPGAMESVTAAGTLTPDSTGRHTFSIAGIGRFVLTVGGETAFDGELVYEGEDPAAALFQPPQQEVAVDLAAGEPVEVSLTHYTNGVPIGDFAFVGFSLNHIEPLAGADELIEEAVAAARSADVAIVVAATTEDVESEGFDRTTLALPGRQDELVARVAEAAPRTVVVVNAGAPVLMPWRNDVDAILLAWFGGQELGGALADVLLGAEEPGGRLPTTWPAEEKDVPVWDVVPTDGRIEYTEGVFIGYRAWEKAPAAPAFCFGHGLSYTDWSYDAVEVAAGGDGSLAEVRVRVTNTGDRAGREIVQVYLAPREPGADHPARVLAGFAAVQAGPGETAEAVVSVPRRAAEYWDEGAHAWRTVPGGHDVRVGRSYTDIRLSAPLGGA; encoded by the coding sequence ATGACGGCACATTCCACTGCGGCGCAGGCGGCGGAGGACGCCCGGGAGCGCCGCGTCGACGCGGCGCTGGCCGGACTCGACCTGGAAGCGAAGGTGCGGCTGCTGTCCGGGGCCGGCATGTGGTCGGTCGCCCCGAACCCCGTGATCGGCCTGGGCCGCCTGGTCATGTCGGACGGCCCGGTCGGCGTGCGCGGCGAGGACTGGACCCCCGACGACCCCTCGATCCAGCTGCCCAGCCCCACCGCGATCGCCGCCACCTGGGACACCGCCCTGGTCCGCCGGGCCGGGAACCTGCTCGCCCAGGAGGCCCGCCGCAAGGGCGTGCACGTGCTGCTCGCCCCCACGGTGAACATGCACCGCAGCCCGCTCGGCGGCCGGCACTTCGAGTGCTTCTCCGAGGACCCCTACCTGACCGGCGCCGTCGGCGCGGCCTACGTGCGCGGCGTGCAGGAGGGCGGGGTGGCCACCACCGTCAAGCACTTCGTCGCCAACGACGCCGAGACCGACCGGTTCAACGTGGACAACCGGGTCGGCGAGCGCGCCCTGCGCGAGGTCTACCTGGCCCCCTTCGAGCAGATCGTCGCCGAGGCCCGCCCGTGGGGCGTGATGGCCGCCTACAACAGCGTCAACGGCACCACCATGACCGAGCACGCCGAGCTCAACGGGGTGCTGCGCGACGAGTTCGGCTTCGACGGGTTCATCGTCTCCGACTGGACCGCGGCCCGGGACACCGTCCGCGACGCCCTGGCCGGCATGGACTCGGCGATGCCCGGTCCGACCACCGTCTACGGCGACAAGCTCGTCGCCGCGGTGCGCGACGGCCGCGTCCCCGCCGAGGCCGTGGACCGGATGGCCCGCCGCATCCTCCAGCTGGCCGCCCGGGTCGGCCTGCTGGAGGGCGCCGACCCGGTGGTCAAGGAGTCCGACCTGCCCGCCGGGCTGGACGGCCGCACCGTCGCCCGCGAGGTGGCCGCCCGCTCCTTCGTGCTGCTCCGCAACGAAGGCCGCGCCCTGCCGATCGACGCCTCCGCGGTGCGCAGGGTCGCCCTGATCGGCCTGGCCGCCTCCGAGGCGCGCACCAGCGGCGGCGGCTCGGCCACCGTCTTCGCCGAGCGCACCGTCGCCCCGCTGGAGGGGCTGCGCGCCGCGCTCCCCGGCGACGTGGAGCTGACCTACGCGGTCGGCGCCGACCCGCGGGACTCGCTGCCTCCGCTGCGCGGCCCGCTCACCGCGGTCTTCCGCGGCCCGGGCGGCGCCGAGCTGGCCACCGACACCCTCGCCGACGGCACCGCCCGGTGGATGGGCGAGCTGCCCTCCGGCGTGGAGCCCGGCGCGATGGAGTCGGTGACCGCCGCCGGCACCCTCACCCCGGACTCCACCGGCCGGCACACCTTCTCCATCGCCGGCATCGGCCGGTTCGTCCTCACCGTCGGCGGCGAGACCGCCTTCGACGGCGAGCTCGTCTACGAGGGCGAGGACCCGGCGGCCGCGCTGTTCCAGCCGCCGCAGCAGGAGGTGGCCGTCGACCTCGCCGCGGGCGAGCCGGTCGAGGTCTCCCTCACCCACTACACCAACGGCGTGCCCATCGGCGACTTCGCCTTCGTCGGCTTCTCGCTCAACCACATCGAGCCGCTGGCCGGCGCGGACGAGCTGATCGAGGAGGCGGTCGCCGCGGCCCGCTCCGCCGACGTCGCCATCGTCGTCGCCGCCACCACCGAGGACGTCGAGTCCGAGGGCTTCGACCGGACCACCCTGGCGCTGCCCGGCCGCCAGGACGAGCTGGTGGCCCGGGTGGCCGAGGCCGCACCGCGCACCGTGGTGGTGGTCAACGCCGGCGCCCCGGTGCTGATGCCCTGGCGGAACGACGTGGACGCGATCCTGCTGGCCTGGTTCGGCGGGCAGGAGCTCGGCGGGGCCCTGGCAGACGTGCTGCTCGGCGCCGAGGAGCCCGGCGGGCGGCTGCCCACCACCTGGCCGGCGGAGGAGAAGGACGTCCCGGTCTGGGACGTGGTGCCCACCGACGGCCGGATCGAGTACACCGAGGGCGTGTTCATCGGCTACCGCGCCTGGGAGAAGGCCCCGGCCGCCCCGGCGTTCTGCTTCGGCCACGGCCTGTCCTACACCGACTGGTCCTACGACGCGGTCGAGGTGGCGGCCGGCGGCGACGGCTCGCTCGCCGAGGTCAGGGTCCGGGTCACCAACACCGGCGACCGCGCGGGCCGCGAGATCGTCCAGGTCTACCTGGCGCCCCGGGAGCCCGGCGCGGACCACCCGGCCCGGGTGCTGGCCGGCTTCGCCGCGGTGCAGGCCGGCCCCGGCGAGACGGCGGAGGCGGTGGTCTCCGTGCCGCGCCGCGCCGCCGAGTACTGGGACGAGGGCGCGCACGCCTGGCGCACCGTCCCCGGCGGCCACGACGTCCGGGTGGGCCGCTCCTACACCGACATCAGGCTCTCCGCCCCGCTCGGCGGGGCCTGA
- a CDS encoding alpha/beta fold hydrolase, which yields MRLHVHTQGDGDRTALLVHGAMSDHSTWHAVAGALVERGYTVLAPDLRGHGLSPRGRYLPEEVAADLAETLPAGADLAIGHSMGGLALSMAVDRLRPARAVYYDPGWQFAHIPKAAVEGMRTMVAEATADSVRAMNPRWSDADIEAELAGFGRFDQAFFDMIGSLDGADLIPAAPVVPSLVQLADPSFTVTDEGAARLRAAGFEVRVVKGTGHCSHRDDFDGYMATLEGWI from the coding sequence ATGCGACTGCACGTGCACACCCAGGGCGACGGAGACCGCACCGCCCTGCTCGTCCACGGCGCCATGTCGGACCACAGCACCTGGCACGCGGTGGCCGGCGCACTGGTCGAACGCGGCTACACCGTGCTCGCCCCCGACCTGCGCGGCCACGGCCTCAGCCCGCGCGGCCGCTACCTTCCCGAGGAGGTCGCCGCCGACCTGGCGGAGACCCTGCCGGCCGGCGCCGACCTGGCCATCGGCCACTCCATGGGCGGCCTCGCCCTGTCCATGGCCGTCGACCGCCTCCGCCCGGCCCGGGCCGTCTACTACGACCCGGGCTGGCAGTTCGCCCACATCCCCAAGGCCGCCGTCGAGGGCATGCGCACCATGGTCGCCGAGGCCACCGCCGACTCGGTCCGCGCGATGAACCCGCGCTGGAGCGACGCCGACATCGAGGCCGAACTCGCCGGCTTCGGCCGCTTCGACCAGGCCTTCTTCGACATGATCGGCTCCCTGGACGGCGCCGACCTGATCCCTGCGGCCCCGGTGGTGCCCTCCCTGGTCCAGCTGGCCGACCCCAGCTTCACCGTCACCGACGAGGGCGCCGCCCGCCTCCGCGCCGCCGGCTTCGAGGTCCGCGTGGTCAAGGGCACCGGCCACTGCAGCCACCGCGACGACTTCGACGGCTACATGGCCACCCTGGAGGGCTGGATCTGA